In Felis catus isolate Fca126 chromosome A2, F.catus_Fca126_mat1.0, whole genome shotgun sequence, the following proteins share a genomic window:
- the GNA15 gene encoding guanine nucleotide-binding protein subunit alpha-15 isoform X1, with protein MARSLTWCCCPCCLTEDEKAAARIDQDINRLLLEQKKRDRGELKLLLLGPGESGKSTFIKQMRIIHGAGYSEEERKGFRPLIYQNIFVSMQAMIEAMDWLQIPFSRPESRHHASLVMSQDPYKVTTFEKRCAVAMQWLWRDAGIRACYERRREFHLLDSAVYYLSHLERITEEDYIPTAQDVLRSRMPTTGINEYCFSVQKTNLRIVDVGGQRSERKKWIHCFENVIALIYLASLSEYDQCLEENNQENRMKESLALFGTILELPWFKSTSVILFLNKTDILEEKISTSHLATYFPSFQGPKQDVEAAKKFILDMYTRMYSSCVDSADGGRKGPRSRRLFSHYTCATDTQNIRKVFKDVRDSVLARYLDEINLL; from the exons ATGGCCCGCTCGCTGACCTGGTGCTGCTGCCCCTGCTGCCTGACCGAGGATGAGAAGGCGGCGGCCCGGATCGACCAGGACATCAACAGGCTCCTGCTGGAGCAGAAGAAGAGGGACCGCGGGGAGCTGAAGCTGCTGCTTCTGG gccccggcGAGAGCGGGAAGAGCACGTTCATCAAGCAGATGCGCATCATCCACGGGGCGGGCTACTCGGAGGAGGAGCGGAAGGGCTTCCGGCCCCTCATCTACCAGAACATTTTCGTGTCCATGCAGGCCATGATCGAGGCCATGGACTGGCTGCAGATTCCGTTCAGCAGGCCCGAGAGCAGG caccaCGCCAGTCTGGTCATGAGCCAGGACCCCTACAAAGTGACCACTTTCGAGAAGCGCTGCGCCGTGGCCATGCAGTGGCTGTGGAGGGACGCCGGCATCCGGGCCTGTTATGAGCGTCGCCGGGAGTTTCACCTGCTGGACTCGGCCGTGTA CTACCTGTCCCACCTGGAGCGCATCACTGAGGAGGACTACATCCCCACGGCACAGGACGTGCTCCGGAGCCGCATGCCCACCACCGGCATCAATGAGTACTGCTTCTCCGTGCAGAAGACCAACTTGCG GATCGTGGACGTCGGGGGCCAGAGGTCGGAACGGAAGAAGTGGATCCACTGCTTTGAGAACGTGATCGCCCTCATCTACCTGGCCTCGCTCAGCGAGTATGACCAGTGTCTGGAGGAGAACAACCAAGAG AACCGGATGAAGGAGAGCCTGGCCCTGTTCGGCACTATCCTGGAACTGCCCTGGTTCAAAAGCACGTCCGTCATTCTCTTCCTCAACAAAACTGACATCCTAGAGGAGAAGATCTCCACCTCCCACTTGGCTACCTACTTCCCCAGTTTCCAGG gcccgaAGCAGGACGTGGAGGCAGCCAAGAAGTTCATCCTGGACATGTACACTAGAATGTACTCCAGCTGCGTGGACAGCGCCGACGGGGGCAGGAAGGGTCCGCGCTCTCGGCGACTCTTCAGCCACTACACGTGCGCCACGGACACGCAGAACATCCGCAAGGTCTTCAAGGACGTGCGGGACTCGGTCCTGGCCCGCTACCTGGACGAGATCAACCTGCTGTGA
- the GNA15 gene encoding guanine nucleotide-binding protein subunit alpha-15 isoform X2 produces MARSLTWCCCPCCLTEDEKAAARIDQDINRLLLEQKKRDRGELKLLLLGPGESGKSTFIKQMRIIHGAGYSEEERKGFRPLIYQNIFVSMQAMIEAMDWLQIPFSRPESRHHASLVMSQDPYKVTTFEKRCAVAMQWLWRDAGIRACYERRREFHLLDSAVYYLSHLERITEEDYIPTAQDVLRSRMPTTGINEYCFSVQKTNLRIVDVGGQRSERKKWIHCFENVIALIYLASLSEYDQCLEENNQENRMKESLALFGTILELPWFKSTSVILFLNKTDILEEKISTSHLATYFPSFQEALRSDLFLVSLSFWRYLQSSVSLDIWIHPSNLPLLSHGLSLSLCRSSSYKDASHWL; encoded by the exons ATGGCCCGCTCGCTGACCTGGTGCTGCTGCCCCTGCTGCCTGACCGAGGATGAGAAGGCGGCGGCCCGGATCGACCAGGACATCAACAGGCTCCTGCTGGAGCAGAAGAAGAGGGACCGCGGGGAGCTGAAGCTGCTGCTTCTGG gccccggcGAGAGCGGGAAGAGCACGTTCATCAAGCAGATGCGCATCATCCACGGGGCGGGCTACTCGGAGGAGGAGCGGAAGGGCTTCCGGCCCCTCATCTACCAGAACATTTTCGTGTCCATGCAGGCCATGATCGAGGCCATGGACTGGCTGCAGATTCCGTTCAGCAGGCCCGAGAGCAGG caccaCGCCAGTCTGGTCATGAGCCAGGACCCCTACAAAGTGACCACTTTCGAGAAGCGCTGCGCCGTGGCCATGCAGTGGCTGTGGAGGGACGCCGGCATCCGGGCCTGTTATGAGCGTCGCCGGGAGTTTCACCTGCTGGACTCGGCCGTGTA CTACCTGTCCCACCTGGAGCGCATCACTGAGGAGGACTACATCCCCACGGCACAGGACGTGCTCCGGAGCCGCATGCCCACCACCGGCATCAATGAGTACTGCTTCTCCGTGCAGAAGACCAACTTGCG GATCGTGGACGTCGGGGGCCAGAGGTCGGAACGGAAGAAGTGGATCCACTGCTTTGAGAACGTGATCGCCCTCATCTACCTGGCCTCGCTCAGCGAGTATGACCAGTGTCTGGAGGAGAACAACCAAGAG AACCGGATGAAGGAGAGCCTGGCCCTGTTCGGCACTATCCTGGAACTGCCCTGGTTCAAAAGCACGTCCGTCATTCTCTTCCTCAACAAAACTGACATCCTAGAGGAGAAGATCTCCACCTCCCACTTGGCTACCTACTTCCCCAGTTTCCAGG AGGCTCTGAGGTCGGATCTGTTCCTGGTGTCTCTTAGTTTCTGGCGTTACCTGCAATCCTCGGTGTCCCTGGACATATGGATACATCCCTCCAatctgcctctgttgtcacatggcctctctctctctctgtgtcgttcctcttcttataaagacgcCAGTCATTGGCTGTAG